In Anoplopoma fimbria isolate UVic2021 breed Golden Eagle Sablefish chromosome 22, Afim_UVic_2022, whole genome shotgun sequence, a genomic segment contains:
- the LOC129111706 gene encoding gamma-crystallin M3-like, whose protein sequence is MSGKIVFFEGRNFQGCSYECSSDCSEISTHLSRCSSCRVESGAFMVYDQPNYTGQQYLLTRGEYPEYQNTIGFNDCIQSCRIVPVHKGPFKMRIYERANFEGQMQELTDDCDSIQDQYQMSDMQSCNVMEGYWLMFEQPNYEGRMFYLKPGKYRNLREMSSDDMRFNSIRRITES, encoded by the exons ATGAGTGGAAAG ATCGTCTTCTTCGAGGGGAGAAACTTCCAGGGCTGCTCGTATGAGTGCAGCAGCGACTGCTCTGAGATCTCCACTCACCTGAGCCGATGCAGCTCCTGCAGGGTGGAGAGCGGGGCGTTCATGGTCTACGACCAGCCCAACTACACGGGCCAGCAGTACCTCCTGACCCGGGGAGAGTACCCCGAGTACCAGAACACCATTGGCTTCAATGACTGCATCCAGTCCTGTCGCATTGTCCCTGTG CACAAGGGCCCCTTTAAGATGAGGATCTACGAGAGGGCGAACTTTGAAGGGCAGATGCAGGAGCTGACGGATGACTGCGACTCCATCCAGGATCAGTATCAAATGTCGGACATGCAGTCCTGCAACGTGATGGAGGGCTACTGGCTGATGTTTGAGCAGCCAAACTACGAGGGCAGGATGTTTTATCTGAAACCGGGGAAGTACAGGAACCTGAGGGAGATGAGCAGCGATGACATGAGGTTCAATTCAATCAGACGCATCACAGAATCTTAA
- the LOC129111702 gene encoding gamma-crystallin M3-like, translating to MQIIFYEERNFQGRSYDCSSDCSDIHMHLNRCNSCRVENGCFVAYDHPNFMGNQVFLKRGEYSDFQRIGSMMGMMGMAMMDTVRSCRMIPMHRGQFRMKVYERENYSGQMHELMDDCESLQDRYSMSDCQSCNVMDGHWLMFEQPNYRGRMMYVRQGEYRNFRETGPSNITRISSIRRITDNC from the exons atgcagattattttctacGAGGAGAGGAACTTCCAGGGTCGCTCCTATGACTGCAGCAGCGACTGCTCGGACATCCACATGCACCTGAACCGCTGCAACTCCTGCAGGGTGGAGAACGGGTGTTTCGTGGCCTACGACCACCCCAACTTCATGGGTAACCAGGTGTTCCTGAAGAGAGGGGAGTACTCCGACTTCCAGCGCATTGGGAGCATGATGGGCATGATGGGAATGGCCATGATGGATACAGTGCGCTCCTGTCGCATGATCCCCATG CACAGGGGGCAGTTCAGGATGAAGGTCTACGAGAGGGAGAACTACAGCGGCCAGATGCACGAGCTGATGGACGACTGCGAGTCCCTCCAGGATCGCTACTCAATGTCCGACTGCCAGTCCTGCAACGTGATGGACGGCCACTGGCTGATGTTCGAGCAGCCCAACTACAGAGGCCGGATGATGTACGTGAGACAGGGAGAGTACAGGAACTTCAGAGAGACGGGACCGAGCAACATCACGAGAATCAGCTCCATCAGGCGCATCACGGACAACTGTTGA
- the LOC129111701 gene encoding protein boule-like, with the protein METEIQNELTSSCPYQNSSSSPSPEVLPPHNRNDSPTHHTHYPSNVIPRPGTVIPNRIFVGGIDYKVNESDLRHVFSQHGAVKEVKIVIDRSGMSKGYGFVTFETQDDALKILHNANGICFKDKKLSIGQAVRRQQASGQTKSALVTIPDSAMPRPMSCGTTSAGFPYIYHNGVAYFHCHNTIPPAQHWPPAPPVMLPQSHQPVYQPPAYHHHQCAPNQYQWNVVQSQMPPSPVVYSQQSEYLYQPADGGPVPPPLPVMEDTTPEFVEPTVMQVYPLYPPRTDGMTPFVLQHDPRKNPMFPHAQLHLKPKYHQFIHHKDYHYLPEAAEPPDASILHTHQPLM; encoded by the exons atggaaacgGAGATCCAGAACGAG CTCACATCCAGCTGTCCATAccagaacagcagcagctcccccAGCCCAGAAGTGTTGCCTCCACACAACCGCAATGACAGCCCGACCCACCACACCCACTACCCCAGCAATGTTATCCCCCGTCCCGGCACTGTTATCCCCAATCGGATTTTTGTTGGGGGAATTGACTACAAG gTTAATGAGAGCGACCTGCGACACGTCTTCTCTCAACATGGTGCCGTTAAAGAGGTGAAGATTGTGATAGATCGCTCAGGAATGTCAAAGGG ATATGGCTTTGTTACATTTGAAACCCAAGATGATGCACTGAAAATCCTTCATAAT GCTAACGGAATCTGTTTTAAAGACAAGAAGCTCAGCATCGGTCAGGCTGTCCGCAGGCAGCAAGCTTCAGGACAAA CTAAGAGTGCCCTTGTGACCATCCCTGACTCTGCCATGCCTCGGCCGATGTCCTGTGGCACCACCTCCGCCGGCTTTCCTTACATCTACCATAACGGAGTGGCCTACTTCCACTGCCACAACACCATCCCTCCTGCCCAACACTGGCCT cCTGCCCCTCCAGTGATGCTTCCTCAGTCCCATCAGCCTGTCTACCAGCCACCCGCCTATCACCACCATCAG TGTGCCCCAAACCAGTATCAGTGGAATGTCGTCCAG TCTCAGATGCCCCCCAGTCCAGTCGTGTACTCCCAGCAGTCAGAATATCTGTACCAGCCCGCTGATGGAGGCCCTGTCCCGCCTCCTCTGCCTGTCATGGAGGACACCACACCAGAG tttgtaGAGCCCACAGTGATGCAGGTTTACCCATTGTATCCTCCGAGAACTGACGGAATGACACCCTTTGTTCTGCAACACGACCCTAGAAAG AATCCGATGTTTCCACATGCGCAGCTCCATCTGAAGCCAAAGTACCACCAATTCATCCACCACAAGGACTACCACTACCTGCCCGAAGCAGCAGAGCCACCCGACGCCTCCATCCTTCACACTCACCAACCTCTAATGTAG
- the LOC129111707 gene encoding gamma-crystallin S-1-like: MSKIIFYEDRNFQGRSYECSSECSDLHSHFSRCNSIKVDSGDWMVYERPSYMGYQYFLRKGDYADYQRWMGFNDCVRSCRMIPMDQSSHRMNIYERPEFGGRTMELTEDCPSLNERFHFSDISSCNVMDGNWIFYEHPNYRGRQYLVRPGEYRRFNEWGSMSSRVGSIKRISV; this comes from the exons ATGAGCAAG ATCATCTTCTACGAGGACAGGAACTTCCAGGGTCGCTCATATGAGTGCAGCAGCGAATGCTCCGACCTGCATTCCCACTTCAGCCGCTGCAACTCCATTAAAGTGGACAGCGGCGACTGGATGGTGTATGAGCGACCCAGCTACATGGGCTATCAGTACTTCCTGAGGAAGGGCGACTACGCAGACTACCAGCGCTGGATGGGCTTCAACGACTGTGTGCGATCCTGCCGTATGATCCCTATG GACCAGAGCTCTCACAGGATGAATATCTACGAGCGCCCCGAGTTCGGAGGCCGGACGATGGAGCTGACCGAGGACTGCCCCTCCCTGAACGAACGCTTCCACTTCAGCGACATCTCCTCTTGCAACGTGATGGACGGCAACTGGATCTTCTACGAGCACCCCAACTACAGGGGACGCCAGTACCTGGTGCGCCCCGGAGAGTACAGGAGGTTTAACGAGTGGGGGAGCATGAGTTCTCGGGTGGGATCCATCAAACGCATCTCtgtttga
- the LOC129111703 gene encoding gamma-crystallin M2-like isoform X2 — translation MGKIIFYEDRNFQGRHHECVSDSADLHPYFNRCNSIRVESGCFMVYERPQYLGHQYFLRRGEYSDNQRMIGINDCIRSCRMIPMHRGSYKIRLYERPDMGSQMQEVSDDCPNIQDRLRMSDINSCNVVDGHWLMYDQPNYRGRPYYVRPGEYRRYSDWGGSSSRIGSLRRITDFN, via the exons ATGGGAAAG ATCATATTCTACGAGGACCGAAATTTCCAGGGTCGGCACCATGAGTGCGTGAGCGACTCTGCTGACCTGCACCCCTACTTCAACCGCTGCAACTCCATCCGGGTGGAGAGCGGCTGCTTCATGGTGTATGAGAGACCCCAATACCTGGGCCACCAGTACTTCCTCCGCAGGGGGGAGTACTCCGACAACCAGCGCATGATTGGCATCAACGACTGCATCCGCTCCTGCCGCATGATTCCCATG CACCGTGGCTCCTACAAAATAAGACTGTATGAGCGTCCAGACATGGGCAGCCAAATGCAGGAGGTGAGCGACGATTGCCCCAACATCCAGGACCGCCTGCGTATGTCTGACATTAACTCGTGCAATGTGGTCGACGGCCACTGGCTGATGTACGACCAGCCCAACTACAGGGGAAGGCCCTACTACGTGAGACCCGGAGAGTACCGCAGATACAGCGACTGGGGCGGCTCCAGTTCAAGGATCGGCTCGCTCCGGCGAATCACCGACTTCAACTAG
- the LOC129111703 gene encoding gamma-crystallin S-1-like isoform X1 — MIINQSFDKHSQIIFYEDRNFQGRHHECVSDSADLHPYFNRCNSIRVESGCFMVYERPQYLGHQYFLRRGEYSDNQRMIGINDCIRSCRMIPMHRGSYKIRLYERPDMGSQMQEVSDDCPNIQDRLRMSDINSCNVVDGHWLMYDQPNYRGRPYYVRPGEYRRYSDWGGSSSRIGSLRRITDFN; from the exons ATGATAATTAATCAGTCCTTTGACAAACATTCGCAGATCATATTCTACGAGGACCGAAATTTCCAGGGTCGGCACCATGAGTGCGTGAGCGACTCTGCTGACCTGCACCCCTACTTCAACCGCTGCAACTCCATCCGGGTGGAGAGCGGCTGCTTCATGGTGTATGAGAGACCCCAATACCTGGGCCACCAGTACTTCCTCCGCAGGGGGGAGTACTCCGACAACCAGCGCATGATTGGCATCAACGACTGCATCCGCTCCTGCCGCATGATTCCCATG CACCGTGGCTCCTACAAAATAAGACTGTATGAGCGTCCAGACATGGGCAGCCAAATGCAGGAGGTGAGCGACGATTGCCCCAACATCCAGGACCGCCTGCGTATGTCTGACATTAACTCGTGCAATGTGGTCGACGGCCACTGGCTGATGTACGACCAGCCCAACTACAGGGGAAGGCCCTACTACGTGAGACCCGGAGAGTACCGCAGATACAGCGACTGGGGCGGCTCCAGTTCAAGGATCGGCTCGCTCCGGCGAATCACCGACTTCAACTAG